A single window of Streptomyces aquilus DNA harbors:
- a CDS encoding M16 family metallopeptidase, with translation MPMGHTATDQAGTGGLTATEHRLANGLRVVLSEDHLTPVAAVCLWYDVGSRHEVKGRTGLAHLFEHLMFQGSGQVKGNGHFELVQGAGGSLNGTTSFERTNYFETMPAHQLELALWLEADRMGSLLAALDDESMENQRDVVKNERRQRYDNVPYGTAFEKLTALAYPEGHPYHHTPIGSMADLDAATLEDARAFFRTYYAPNNAVLSVVGDIDPEQTLAWVEKYFGSIASHDGKPAPRDGSLPEIIGEQLREVVEEEVPARALMAAYRLPHDGTREADAADLALTVLGGGESSRLYNRLVRRDRTAVAAGFGLLRLAGAPSLGWLDVKTSGDVEVPVIEAAIDEELARFAAEGPTDEEMERAQAQLEREWLDRLGTVAGRADELCRYAVLFGDPQLALTAVNRVLEVSAEEVQAVAKARLRPDNRAVLVYEPVAGEAAEDADPPEDPEAEATVEAGDKNEEAAK, from the coding sequence ATGCCCATGGGTCACACGGCCACAGACCAGGCAGGCACCGGGGGCCTGACAGCAACGGAGCACCGCCTGGCCAATGGGCTGCGCGTGGTGCTCTCCGAGGACCACCTGACCCCGGTCGCGGCGGTGTGCCTCTGGTACGACGTCGGCTCGCGCCACGAGGTCAAGGGGCGTACCGGTCTCGCTCACCTCTTCGAGCACCTGATGTTCCAGGGGTCGGGCCAGGTCAAGGGCAACGGCCACTTCGAGCTGGTGCAGGGCGCGGGCGGCTCGCTCAACGGCACCACCAGCTTCGAGCGGACCAACTACTTCGAGACCATGCCCGCCCACCAGCTGGAGCTCGCCCTCTGGCTGGAGGCCGACCGCATGGGCTCCCTGCTGGCCGCCCTCGACGACGAGTCGATGGAGAACCAGCGGGACGTGGTGAAGAACGAGCGCCGCCAGCGCTACGACAACGTCCCCTACGGCACGGCGTTCGAGAAGCTCACCGCCCTCGCCTACCCGGAGGGCCACCCCTACCACCACACCCCGATCGGCTCGATGGCCGACCTGGACGCGGCCACCCTGGAGGACGCGCGTGCGTTCTTCCGGACGTACTACGCGCCCAACAACGCGGTGCTGTCGGTCGTCGGTGACATCGACCCCGAGCAGACGCTCGCCTGGGTGGAGAAGTACTTCGGCTCCATCGCCTCCCACGACGGCAAGCCCGCCCCGCGCGACGGCTCGCTGCCCGAGATCATCGGCGAGCAGCTGCGCGAGGTCGTCGAGGAAGAGGTCCCCGCGCGCGCGTTGATGGCCGCCTACCGGCTGCCGCACGACGGCACGCGCGAGGCCGACGCCGCCGACCTGGCGCTGACCGTCCTCGGTGGCGGCGAGTCCTCCCGCCTCTACAACCGGCTCGTGCGCCGCGACCGTACGGCCGTCGCCGCCGGCTTCGGGCTGCTGCGGCTGGCCGGAGCGCCCTCCCTGGGCTGGCTGGACGTGAAGACGTCCGGTGACGTCGAGGTGCCGGTCATCGAGGCCGCCATCGACGAGGAGCTCGCCCGGTTCGCCGCGGAGGGCCCCACGGACGAGGAAATGGAGCGCGCCCAGGCCCAGTTGGAGCGCGAGTGGCTGGACCGGCTCGGCACCGTCGCGGGCCGCGCCGACGAACTGTGCCGCTACGCGGTCCTGTTCGGCGACCCGCAGCTCGCCCTCACCGCCGTCAACCGCGTCCTGGAGGTCTCCGCCGAGGAGGTCCAGGCGGTCGCCAAGGCCCGTCTGCGCCCGGACAACCGCGCGGTGCTCGTCTACGAACCCGTCGCGGGGGAGGCCGCCGAGGACGCGGACCCGCCCGAGGACCCCGAGGCCGAAGCCACCGTCGAAGCCGGCGACAAGAACGAGGAGGCGGCCAAGTGA
- a CDS encoding HPr family phosphocarrier protein: MAERRVNVGWAEGLHARPASIFVRATTASGIPVTIAKADGNPVNAASMLAVLGLGAQGGEEIVLASDAEGADAALDRLAKLVSEGLEELPETV; encoded by the coding sequence ATGGCTGAGCGCCGCGTCAACGTCGGCTGGGCCGAGGGCCTCCACGCCCGCCCCGCTTCCATCTTCGTCCGGGCCACCACGGCCTCCGGTATCCCCGTGACGATCGCCAAGGCCGACGGCAACCCCGTCAACGCGGCCTCCATGCTGGCGGTCCTGGGCCTCGGCGCCCAGGGCGGCGAGGAGATCGTCCTCGCGTCGGACGCCGAGGGTGCGGACGCCGCCCTCGACCGTCTGGCGAAGCTGGTCTCCGAGGGGCTCGAGGAGCTTCCCGAGACCGTCTGA
- a CDS encoding GntR family transcriptional regulator, with amino-acid sequence MRIPAHSVCTAIRDDIVSGVHERGSRLTEELLARRYGVSRVPVREALRTLEAEGFVVTRRHAGACVAEPTEQEAADLLEMRMLLEPLGASRAAQRRTEAHLKVLRGLVRLGQERARRGNSEDLRSLGGWFHETLAQASGSPALTSMLTQLRHKISWMYTVEAPANPVESWAEHGAIVDAVARGDAERARAVTALHTERSTAAHRLRFRAAGDRPERVRNSQHPVNMPSLRH; translated from the coding sequence ATGCGTATTCCGGCGCACTCGGTATGCACCGCGATCAGGGACGACATCGTCTCCGGTGTCCACGAGCGCGGCAGCCGCCTCACCGAGGAACTCCTCGCCCGCCGCTACGGCGTCTCCCGCGTCCCCGTCCGGGAGGCCCTGCGCACGCTGGAGGCCGAGGGCTTCGTGGTGACGCGGCGGCACGCGGGCGCGTGCGTGGCCGAACCGACCGAGCAGGAGGCCGCCGACCTGCTGGAGATGCGGATGCTCCTGGAGCCGCTCGGCGCCTCCCGGGCCGCCCAGCGGCGCACCGAGGCGCACCTGAAGGTCCTGCGTGGCCTGGTCAGGCTGGGCCAGGAGCGGGCCAGGCGCGGCAACAGCGAGGATCTGCGCTCCCTGGGCGGCTGGTTCCACGAGACGCTCGCCCAGGCCTCCGGCAGCCCCGCCCTGACCTCGATGCTGACCCAGCTGCGCCACAAGATCTCCTGGATGTACACCGTGGAGGCGCCCGCCAACCCCGTGGAGTCCTGGGCGGAGCACGGCGCGATCGTCGACGCCGTGGCACGCGGGGACGCGGAACGCGCGCGTGCGGTCACCGCGCTGCACACCGAGCGCTCGACCGCGGCGCACCGCCTTCGATTCCGCGCCGCGGGAGATCGGCCCGAACGTGTGAGGAACTCGCAACATCCCGTAAACATGCCGAGCCTGCGGCATTAA
- a CDS encoding DNA gyrase/topoisomerase IV subunit A — MARRTTKTPPPDDSYEEKILDIDVVDEMQGSFLEYAYSVIYSRALPDARDGLKPVHRRIVYQMNEMGLRPDRGYVKCARVVGEVMGKLHPHGDSSIYDALVRMAQPFSMRVPLVDGHGNFGSLGNDDPPAAMRYTECRQAQATSLMTESIDEDTVDFAPNYDGQEQEPVALPAAFPNLLVNGSSGIAVGMATNMPPHNLSEVIAAARHLIRYPNADLDTLMKHVPGPDLPTGGRIVGLSGIRDAYETGRGTFKIRATVSVETVTARRKGLVITELPFTVGPEKVIAKIKDLVGSKKIQGIADVKDLTDRAHGLRLVIEIKNGFVPEAVLEQLYKLTPMEESFGINNVALVDGQPLTLGLKELLEVYLDHRFEVVRRRSEFRRTKRRDRLHLVEGLLTALVDIDEVIRLIRQSENSAQAKERLIERFSLSEIQTQYILDTPLRRLTKYDRIELESEKDRLNTEIEELTAILDSDAELRKLVSAELAAVAKKFGTDRRTVLLESAGAPAAAVPLQVADDPCRVLLSSTGLLARTANGEPFPEDADGKRVKHDVIISAVPATARGEIGAVTSEGRLLRINVVDLPQLPDTASAPNLSGGAPLSEFVSLADGETVVCLITLDESSPGLALGTEQGVVKRVVPDYPSNKEELEVITLKDGDRIVGAVELRTGDEDLVFITDDAQLLRYQAAQVRPQGRPAGGMAGIKLADGAKVISFTAVDPAADAVVFTVAGSRGTLDDSVQTTAKLTPFDQYPRKGRATGGVRCQRFLKGEDCLSFAWAGPVPAKAAQKNGTPADLPEIDPRRDGSGVSLAKTVSVVAGPV; from the coding sequence ATGGCCCGCCGCACCACGAAGACCCCGCCGCCCGACGACTCGTACGAGGAGAAGATCCTCGACATCGACGTCGTCGACGAGATGCAGGGCTCCTTCCTCGAGTACGCGTACTCGGTCATCTACTCCCGAGCCCTGCCGGACGCCCGCGACGGTCTCAAGCCGGTGCACCGTCGCATCGTCTACCAGATGAACGAGATGGGGCTGCGTCCCGACCGCGGCTATGTGAAGTGCGCCCGCGTCGTCGGCGAGGTCATGGGTAAGTTGCACCCGCACGGCGACTCGTCGATCTACGACGCCCTGGTGCGCATGGCCCAGCCCTTCTCCATGCGTGTCCCCCTGGTCGACGGCCACGGCAACTTCGGCTCGCTGGGCAACGACGACCCGCCGGCCGCCATGCGCTACACCGAGTGCCGCCAGGCGCAGGCGACGAGCCTGATGACCGAGTCGATCGACGAGGACACGGTCGACTTCGCGCCCAACTACGACGGCCAGGAGCAGGAGCCGGTGGCCCTGCCCGCCGCCTTCCCGAACCTGCTGGTCAACGGCTCCTCGGGCATCGCGGTCGGTATGGCCACGAACATGCCGCCGCACAACCTCTCCGAGGTCATCGCGGCCGCCCGCCACCTGATCCGCTACCCGAACGCGGATCTGGACACCCTGATGAAGCACGTCCCCGGCCCCGACCTGCCCACGGGCGGCCGGATCGTCGGCCTCTCCGGCATCCGGGACGCGTACGAGACGGGCCGCGGCACCTTCAAGATCCGGGCGACGGTCTCGGTGGAGACGGTGACGGCCCGCCGCAAGGGTCTGGTCATCACCGAGCTGCCCTTCACGGTCGGCCCGGAGAAGGTCATCGCCAAGATCAAGGACCTGGTCGGCTCGAAGAAGATCCAGGGCATCGCCGACGTCAAGGACCTCACCGACCGTGCGCACGGCCTGCGTCTGGTCATCGAGATCAAGAACGGCTTCGTGCCGGAGGCGGTCCTGGAGCAGCTCTACAAGCTGACGCCCATGGAGGAGTCCTTCGGCATCAACAACGTCGCGCTGGTCGACGGCCAGCCGCTGACGCTGGGGCTGAAGGAGCTCCTGGAGGTCTACCTCGACCACCGCTTCGAGGTCGTCCGCCGCCGCAGCGAGTTCCGCCGCACCAAGCGCCGCGACCGCCTGCACCTGGTCGAGGGCCTGCTGACGGCGCTGGTCGACATCGACGAGGTCATCCGCCTCATCCGGCAGAGCGAGAACTCCGCGCAGGCCAAGGAACGCCTGATCGAGCGCTTCTCCCTGTCGGAGATCCAGACCCAGTACATCCTGGACACGCCGCTGCGCCGTCTCACCAAGTACGACCGCATCGAGCTGGAGTCCGAGAAGGACCGGCTCAACACGGAGATCGAGGAGCTGACCGCGATCCTCGACTCGGACGCGGAGCTGCGCAAGCTGGTCTCCGCCGAACTGGCCGCGGTGGCCAAGAAGTTCGGCACCGACCGGCGTACGGTCCTCCTGGAGTCGGCGGGCGCCCCCGCGGCCGCGGTGCCGCTTCAGGTGGCGGACGACCCGTGCCGGGTGCTGCTGTCCTCGACGGGTCTGCTGGCGCGGACGGCCAACGGCGAGCCGTTCCCGGAGGACGCCGACGGCAAGCGCGTCAAGCACGACGTGATCATCTCGGCGGTCCCGGCGACCGCGCGCGGCGAGATCGGCGCGGTGACGTCGGAGGGCCGCCTGCTGCGGATCAACGTCGTCGACCTGCCGCAACTGCCGGACACCGCATCCGCCCCGAACCTCTCCGGCGGAGCTCCCCTGTCGGAGTTCGTCTCCCTGGCCGACGGCGAGACGGTGGTCTGCCTGATCACCCTCGACGAGTCGTCCCCGGGCCTGGCGCTCGGCACGGAACAGGGCGTCGTGAAGCGTGTCGTCCCCGACTACCCCTCGAACAAGGAGGAGTTGGAGGTCATCACGCTCAAGGACGGCGACCGGATCGTCGGCGCGGTGGAACTCCGTACGGGCGACGAGGACCTGGTCTTCATCACGGACGACGCGCAACTGCTCCGCTACCAGGCCGCGCAGGTCCGCCCGCAGGGCCGTCCGGCCGGCGGCATGGCGGGCATCAAGCTCGCGGACGGCGCGAAGGTCATCTCCTTCACTGCGGTGGACCCGGCGGCGGACGCGGTGGTGTTCACGGTCGCGGGCTCGCGCGGCACCCTGGACGACTCGGTCCAGACGACGGCCAAGCTGACCCCGTTCGACCAGTACCCGCGCAAGGGCCGCGCGACCGGTGGCGTCCGCTGCCAGCGCTTCCTGAAGGGCGAGGACTGCCTGTCCTTCGCCTGGGCGGGCCCCGTCCCCGCGAAGGCGGCCCAGAAGAACGGCACCCCGGCCGACCTCCCGGAGATCGACCCGCGCCGGGACGGTTCGGGTGTGTCGCTGGCGAAGACGGTGTCGGTGGTGGCAGGACCGGTCTAG
- a CDS encoding M16 family metallopeptidase, producing MTELATMEFHPQPQAGEAKPWAFPAPTRGTLHNGLTVLRCHRPGQQVVAVEVLLDAPLDAEPAGLDGVATIMARAFSEGTDKHSAEEFAAELERCGATLDAHADHPGVRLSLEVPVSRLPKALGLLADALRAPAFADDEVERLVTNRLDEIPHELANPSRRAAKELSRTLFPADLRMSRPRQGTEETVRNIDSAAVRTFYEKHVRPATGTVVVVGDLTDVDLDGLLGDTLGSWTGSAAEPRPVPAITADDTGRVVIVDRPGAVQTQLLIGRIGADRHDRVWPAQVLGTYCLGGTLTSRLDRVLREEKGYTYGVRAFGQVLRSAPDGTGAAMLAISGSVDTPNTGPALDDLWTVLRTLAAEGLTDAERDVAVQNLVGVAPLKYETAAAVASTLADQVEQYLPDDYQATLYRQLAATGTVEATAAAVNAFPVDRLVTILVGDAAAIKEPVEALGIGEVTVVTAE from the coding sequence GTGACCGAGCTCGCCACGATGGAATTCCACCCCCAGCCCCAGGCGGGCGAGGCCAAGCCCTGGGCGTTCCCGGCCCCCACGCGCGGGACGCTGCACAACGGCCTCACCGTGCTGCGCTGCCACCGCCCCGGCCAGCAGGTCGTCGCCGTCGAGGTCCTCCTCGACGCCCCCCTGGACGCCGAACCGGCGGGCCTGGACGGCGTCGCCACGATCATGGCGCGCGCGTTCTCCGAGGGCACCGACAAGCACTCCGCCGAGGAGTTCGCCGCCGAGCTGGAGCGCTGCGGCGCCACCCTCGACGCGCACGCCGACCACCCCGGCGTCCGTCTGAGCCTCGAAGTCCCCGTCTCCCGGCTGCCCAAGGCGCTCGGGCTGCTCGCCGACGCCCTCAGGGCGCCCGCGTTCGCGGACGACGAGGTCGAGCGCCTCGTCACCAACCGCCTCGACGAGATCCCGCACGAGCTGGCCAACCCCTCGCGCCGGGCCGCCAAGGAGCTCTCCCGGACGCTGTTCCCGGCGGACCTGCGCATGTCGCGCCCCCGCCAGGGCACCGAGGAGACCGTGCGGAACATCGACTCGGCCGCCGTACGCACCTTCTACGAGAAGCACGTCCGCCCGGCCACCGGCACCGTCGTGGTCGTCGGCGACCTCACCGACGTCGACCTGGACGGGCTGCTCGGCGACACCCTCGGCTCCTGGACCGGCTCCGCGGCCGAGCCGCGCCCGGTGCCCGCCATCACCGCCGACGACACCGGCCGGGTCGTCATCGTGGACCGCCCCGGCGCCGTCCAGACGCAGCTGCTGATCGGCCGTATCGGCGCCGACCGGCACGACCGCGTGTGGCCCGCGCAGGTGCTCGGCACGTACTGCCTCGGCGGCACCCTCACCTCCCGTCTGGACCGCGTCCTGCGCGAGGAGAAGGGCTACACCTACGGCGTACGGGCGTTCGGGCAGGTCCTCCGGTCCGCCCCGGACGGCACCGGTGCCGCGATGCTCGCCATCAGCGGCTCCGTGGACACCCCCAACACCGGTCCGGCGCTGGACGACCTGTGGACGGTGCTGCGCACCCTCGCCGCGGAGGGGCTCACCGACGCCGAGCGCGACGTCGCCGTGCAGAACCTCGTCGGCGTCGCCCCGCTCAAGTACGAGACCGCGGCGGCCGTGGCGAGCACGCTGGCCGACCAGGTCGAGCAGTACCTGCCCGACGACTACCAGGCCACGCTGTACCGGCAGCTCGCCGCGACCGGCACCGTCGAGGCCACCGCGGCGGCCGTCAACGCCTTCCCGGTGGACCGCCTGGTGACGATCCTGGTCGGCGACGCGGCCGCCATCAAGGAGCCCGTGGAGGCCCTCGGTATCGGTGAAGTGACCGTGGTGACGGCCGAGTAG
- a CDS encoding DUF5998 family protein: MDVMAKTSTTTQGLRAAIERSGYYPALVAEAVEAAVGGEPMRSFLVHQETTFDQNEVRRHVTVLVLTEHRFIVSHTDEQAADNTSPTPYATTSTESVKLGRISSVVLSRVVANPEQYQPGTLPREVVLTIGWGAVSRIDLEPAACGDPNCEADHGYTGSSTADDLSLRVSEAGDGPETVRQALAFAQALSEATADITR; the protein is encoded by the coding sequence ATGGACGTCATGGCCAAGACCAGTACGACGACCCAGGGGCTGCGCGCGGCGATCGAGCGCAGCGGCTACTACCCGGCCCTCGTGGCCGAGGCGGTGGAGGCCGCCGTGGGCGGCGAGCCCATGCGGTCGTTCCTGGTCCACCAGGAGACGACGTTCGACCAGAACGAGGTCCGGCGGCATGTGACCGTGCTCGTTCTCACCGAGCACCGCTTCATCGTCAGCCACACCGACGAGCAGGCCGCCGACAACACGTCCCCGACGCCGTACGCCACCACCTCCACCGAGTCGGTCAAGCTCGGCCGGATCTCGTCGGTCGTGCTCAGCCGCGTCGTCGCCAACCCGGAGCAGTACCAGCCGGGCACCCTGCCCCGCGAGGTCGTCCTGACCATCGGCTGGGGCGCCGTCTCCCGCATCGACCTGGAGCCCGCCGCCTGCGGCGACCCCAACTGCGAGGCGGACCACGGCTACACGGGCAGCTCGACGGCCGACGACCTCAGCCTCCGCGTCAGCGAGGCCGGGGACGGCCCGGAGACGGTGCGCCAGGCCCTCGCCTTCGCGCAGGCCCTCTCCGAGGCGACCGCGGACATCACCCGCTGA
- a CDS encoding M23 family metallopeptidase, with product MAFTRPTGKHRAPSRMKRSTARAAGVAALTTTGVIGTLAAPALAAEPAVEQTGLIPVVTIGDSVADQIDAQAAAQEQAAEEAAQKKAEELARKKAAAQAKKEREAKERAARAAAERKRLNTYVAPISGSYISTGYKAGGAVWSSGSHTGVDFHAASGTSVHAVGSGTVVEAGWGGSYGNNIVIKMNDGTYTQYGHLSSIGVSVGQTVTPGQQIGLSGATGNVTGPHLHFEARTTPEYGSDIDPVAYLRSHGVNV from the coding sequence ATGGCGTTCACGCGCCCCACCGGGAAGCATCGTGCCCCGAGCCGGATGAAGCGCAGCACCGCCCGCGCGGCGGGGGTCGCGGCCCTCACCACCACCGGCGTCATCGGCACCCTCGCCGCCCCGGCCCTCGCCGCGGAGCCCGCGGTCGAGCAGACCGGACTCATCCCGGTCGTCACCATCGGCGACTCGGTCGCCGACCAGATCGACGCCCAGGCCGCCGCCCAGGAGCAGGCCGCCGAGGAGGCCGCTCAGAAGAAGGCCGAGGAGCTGGCCCGCAAGAAGGCCGCCGCCCAGGCCAAGAAGGAGCGCGAGGCCAAGGAGCGCGCCGCCCGCGCCGCCGCCGAGCGCAAGCGCCTCAACACCTATGTCGCCCCGATCTCGGGCTCGTACATCTCCACCGGCTACAAGGCCGGCGGCGCCGTCTGGTCCTCCGGCAGCCACACCGGCGTTGACTTCCACGCCGCCAGCGGCACCTCCGTCCACGCGGTCGGCTCCGGCACGGTCGTCGAGGCCGGTTGGGGCGGGTCGTACGGCAACAACATCGTGATCAAGATGAACGACGGCACGTACACCCAGTACGGTCACCTGTCGTCCATCGGTGTCTCGGTCGGCCAGACGGTCACCCCGGGCCAGCAGATCGGCCTGTCCGGCGCGACCGGCAACGTCACCGGCCCGCACCTGCACTTCGAGGCCCGGACGACTCCGGAGTACGGCTCGGACATCGACCCCGTCGCCTACCTGCGCTCGCACGGCGTGAACGTCTGA
- a CDS encoding bifunctional GNAT family N-acetyltransferase/acetate--CoA ligase family protein, which produces MQTSSDRHEYPAHWEADVVLRDGGTARIRPITVDDADRLVSFYEQVSDESKYYRFFAPYPRLSAKDVHRFTHHDFVDRVGLAATVGGEFIATVRYDRIGADGMPASAPSDEAEVAFLVQDAHQGRGVASALLEHIGAVARERGIRRFAAEVLPANNKMIKVFTDAGYTQKRSFEDGVVRLEFDLEPTDRSMAVQYAREQRAEGRSVERLLKPGSVAVVGVGRTPGGVGRSILDNIREAGFTGRLYAVNKAFTDKEIDGVPAHRSVRDIEGPVDLAVVAVPAEHVPEVVAECGEHGVQGLVVISAGYAESGPDGRERQRELVRHARAYGMRIIGPNAFGVINTNPDVRLNASLANETPRPGRIGLFAQSGAIGIALLSRLHRRGGGVTGVTGVSTFVSSGNRADVSGNDVLQYWYDDPDTDVVLMYLESIGNPRKFTRLARRTAAAKPLVVVQGAGSAPQGHAVRATRLPRTTVSALLRQAGVIRVNTITELVDTGLLLARQPLPRGPRVAILGNSESLGLLTYDACLSEGLRPLPPLDLTTAASARDFHAALARALADDTCDAVVVTAIPSVGEGAAGDAALAEALRSAAERVPGKPVLVVHVELGGLAEALSAATSTAPQAATPSATHPFRALDRLAAKDPEETPATGPRLIPAYPAAERAVRALGEAVKYAQWQREAAAPGKVPEFENIDEKGAAQLIDGLLTRGQGLTLGADATCDLLGTYGIPVHRALPAPTPDDAAAAARTLGYPVALKATAPHLRHRADLGGVRLDLADEEQLRRSYAELTELFGSPDELRPVVQGMAPRGVDTVVRAVIDPAAGAVLSFGLAGAASQLLGDTAHRLIPVTDREAATLVRSIRTAPLLFGWRGSAPVDTAALEELLLRVSRLVDDHPEVVAVTLEPVVVAPHGLSVLGASVRLAPPPARDDLGPRTLPAY; this is translated from the coding sequence ATGCAGACCTCGTCGGACCGGCACGAGTACCCCGCCCACTGGGAAGCCGACGTGGTGCTGCGCGACGGCGGCACCGCGCGCATCCGCCCCATCACCGTTGATGACGCCGATCGCCTGGTCAGCTTCTACGAGCAGGTCTCGGACGAGTCGAAGTACTACCGCTTCTTCGCGCCCTACCCTCGTCTGTCCGCCAAGGACGTCCACCGCTTCACGCACCACGACTTTGTGGACCGGGTGGGTCTCGCCGCCACGGTCGGCGGCGAGTTCATCGCCACCGTACGCTACGACCGCATCGGCGCCGACGGAATGCCCGCGTCCGCCCCGTCCGACGAGGCCGAGGTCGCCTTCCTCGTCCAGGACGCCCACCAGGGCCGCGGTGTTGCCTCCGCCCTCCTCGAACACATCGGTGCCGTCGCCCGCGAGCGCGGCATCCGCCGTTTCGCCGCCGAGGTACTGCCCGCCAACAACAAGATGATCAAGGTGTTCACGGACGCCGGGTACACCCAGAAGCGCAGCTTCGAGGACGGCGTCGTACGCCTGGAGTTCGACCTGGAGCCCACCGACCGCTCGATGGCCGTGCAGTACGCGCGCGAACAGCGCGCGGAGGGGCGGTCCGTGGAGCGGCTCCTCAAGCCCGGCTCGGTCGCCGTCGTCGGCGTCGGCCGCACCCCCGGCGGCGTGGGCCGCAGCATCCTCGACAACATCCGTGAGGCCGGTTTCACCGGCCGCCTGTACGCCGTGAACAAGGCCTTCACCGACAAGGAGATCGACGGCGTCCCGGCGCACCGCTCGGTGCGCGACATCGAGGGCCCCGTCGACCTCGCGGTCGTCGCCGTGCCCGCCGAGCACGTCCCCGAGGTCGTCGCCGAGTGCGGCGAACACGGCGTGCAGGGCCTCGTCGTGATCTCCGCCGGGTACGCCGAGAGCGGCCCCGACGGACGCGAGCGCCAGCGCGAACTCGTCCGGCACGCGCGCGCGTACGGCATGCGGATCATCGGCCCCAACGCCTTCGGTGTCATCAACACCAACCCGGACGTACGGCTGAACGCCTCCCTGGCCAACGAGACGCCCCGCCCCGGCCGCATCGGCCTCTTCGCCCAGTCCGGCGCCATCGGCATCGCCCTGCTCTCCCGCCTGCACCGGCGCGGCGGCGGCGTCACAGGGGTCACCGGAGTGTCCACCTTCGTCTCCTCCGGCAACCGCGCGGACGTCTCCGGCAACGACGTCCTCCAGTACTGGTACGACGACCCGGACACCGACGTCGTCCTCATGTACCTGGAGTCCATCGGCAACCCCCGCAAGTTCACCCGCCTCGCCCGCCGAACGGCCGCCGCCAAGCCGCTCGTCGTCGTCCAGGGCGCCGGCTCCGCCCCGCAGGGGCACGCCGTGCGGGCCACCCGGCTGCCGCGCACGACCGTGTCCGCGCTGCTGAGACAGGCCGGCGTGATCCGTGTGAACACCATCACCGAACTGGTCGACACCGGCCTGCTGCTCGCCCGCCAGCCCCTGCCGCGCGGCCCGCGCGTGGCGATCCTCGGCAACTCCGAGTCGCTGGGCCTGCTCACCTACGACGCCTGCCTGTCCGAGGGGCTCAGGCCGCTGCCCCCGCTCGACCTGACGACGGCCGCCTCGGCGCGGGACTTCCACGCCGCGCTCGCGCGTGCGCTGGCGGACGACACCTGCGACGCCGTCGTCGTCACCGCGATCCCGTCGGTGGGCGAGGGCGCCGCCGGCGACGCCGCCCTGGCCGAGGCGCTGCGGTCGGCGGCCGAGCGGGTGCCCGGCAAGCCCGTCCTCGTCGTCCACGTCGAGCTGGGCGGACTGGCCGAGGCCCTGTCGGCCGCCACCAGCACGGCACCGCAGGCCGCGACACCGAGCGCCACCCACCCCTTCCGCGCCCTGGACCGCCTCGCCGCCAAGGACCCCGAGGAAACACCCGCCACCGGCCCCCGCCTCATCCCCGCCTACCCCGCCGCCGAACGCGCGGTCCGCGCCCTCGGCGAAGCCGTGAAGTACGCCCAGTGGCAGCGCGAGGCCGCCGCACCCGGCAAGGTGCCCGAGTTCGAGAACATCGACGAGAAGGGCGCAGCCCAGCTCATCGACGGCCTCCTCACGCGCGGACAGGGCCTCACCCTCGGCGCCGACGCCACCTGCGACCTCCTCGGCACGTACGGCATCCCCGTCCACCGCGCCCTCCCCGCACCCACCCCCGACGACGCGGCCGCCGCCGCGCGCACCCTCGGCTACCCCGTCGCCCTCAAGGCCACCGCCCCGCACCTGCGCCACCGCGCCGACCTGGGCGGCGTCCGGCTCGACCTCGCCGACGAGGAACAACTGCGCCGCTCGTACGCCGAGTTGACCGAGCTGTTCGGCTCGCCGGACGAGCTGCGTCCGGTCGTGCAGGGGATGGCCCCGCGCGGCGTGGACACCGTCGTACGGGCCGTCATCGACCCGGCGGCCGGCGCGGTGCTCTCCTTCGGGCTCGCCGGAGCCGCCTCCCAGCTGCTCGGCGACACCGCGCACCGGCTGATCCCGGTCACCGACCGGGAGGCGGCCACCCTGGTGCGGTCCATCCGGACGGCGCCGCTCCTGTTCGGCTGGCGCGGCTCGGCGCCCGTCGACACCGCCGCCCTCGAAGAACTGCTGCTCAGGGTGTCCCGCCTCGTCGACGACCACCCCGAGGTCGTCGCGGTCACCCTGGAGCCGGTCGTCGTCGCCCCGCACGGCCTGAGCGTCCTCGGCGCGTCCGTCCGGCTGGCGCCCCCTCCCGCCCGCGACGACCTGGGCCCGCGGACGCTCCCGGCGTACTGA